In Calothrix sp. PCC 7507, one DNA window encodes the following:
- the phnL gene encoding phosphonate C-P lyase system protein PhnL produces the protein MNTLLKVENLQKSFTLHQQGGVHLKVLQDISLSVNTGECVALSGTSGSGKSTFMRCLYANYRADSGAIWVKHQENWIDLCQLPAHEILAVRKNTIGYVSQFLRAIPRVPALEVAAEPLLELGIKTEAAFTTVKNLFHRLNLPERLWHLSPTTFSGGEKQRVNIARALAVNYPILLLDEPTSALDTTNRQVVIELLEELKAKGCALIGIFHDAEVQSQLCNRELTFGN, from the coding sequence ATGAATACCCTCCTAAAAGTTGAAAACTTACAAAAAAGCTTCACCCTGCATCAACAAGGAGGAGTCCACTTAAAAGTACTCCAAGACATATCTCTAAGCGTCAACACAGGTGAATGCGTCGCCCTTTCCGGAACATCCGGCTCAGGTAAATCCACATTTATGCGTTGCTTATACGCCAACTACCGCGCCGATAGTGGTGCCATCTGGGTAAAGCATCAAGAAAACTGGATAGATTTGTGCCAACTTCCAGCCCATGAAATCTTAGCAGTGCGAAAAAACACCATTGGCTACGTCAGCCAGTTTCTGAGAGCAATTCCTAGAGTTCCCGCCTTAGAAGTGGCTGCAGAACCACTTTTAGAACTAGGAATCAAAACAGAAGCTGCTTTCACCACAGTCAAAAACTTATTCCATCGCCTCAACCTCCCAGAAAGACTATGGCATCTTTCCCCCACCACCTTTTCCGGAGGTGAAAAGCAACGGGTAAATATCGCCCGCGCCCTCGCCGTTAACTATCCAATTTTGCTGTTAGATGAACCCACTTCAGCCCTAGACACCACCAATCGCCAAGTAGTCATCGAACTTCTAGAAGAACTGAAAGCTAAAGGCTGCGCGCTGATTGGGATTTTTCACGACGCAGAAGTACAGTCCCAACTTTGTAACCGGGAATTAACCTTTGGTAACTGA